From Verrucomicrobiota bacterium, one genomic window encodes:
- a CDS encoding 4Fe-4S binding protein, whose product MDCPTPGPACPSQVTPPVPGRKRELFAKLLQVRHWVQLAFTGLWLAPLGEWMQRVPGCVFHCYSCPWSSVSCPVGIAAQYAALFPVALEIPYLLLGVLLVVAAVSGSLVCGWACPFGFLQDLLGKLVPRKLPMPGWLGYFRYVVLVGLVLLWPAILGYQGIPFEHQVVSICRWCPAGALEAGVPYSISSVLDGHGWLMSGLKTGILVVFLLLSVVFLRPWCRIFCPLGGFLALFNRFSLFHLQFKGSECKECNLCRSHCAVGVKVDEKINVTGCIRCLECTRCGAVDPAFALPEKAAEQAHAAPK is encoded by the coding sequence ATGGATTGCCCCACCCCAGGTCCAGCCTGCCCGAGTCAAGTCACGCCGCCGGTTCCCGGCAGGAAGCGTGAATTGTTCGCCAAGCTGTTGCAGGTGCGGCATTGGGTGCAACTGGCGTTCACCGGTCTTTGGCTGGCTCCGCTGGGAGAATGGATGCAACGGGTTCCCGGCTGCGTGTTTCATTGTTATTCCTGCCCGTGGTCATCGGTGTCCTGTCCGGTGGGGATTGCGGCGCAGTACGCCGCGTTGTTTCCGGTGGCGTTGGAAATTCCCTATCTGCTGTTGGGGGTGTTGCTGGTGGTGGCGGCGGTGAGCGGGTCGCTGGTGTGCGGGTGGGCGTGTCCGTTCGGTTTTTTGCAGGATTTATTGGGCAAACTCGTTCCACGAAAACTCCCCATGCCGGGCTGGCTGGGCTATTTTCGCTACGTGGTGCTGGTGGGATTGGTGCTGTTATGGCCGGCGATTTTGGGTTATCAGGGCATTCCCTTTGAGCATCAAGTTGTCTCTATCTGTCGTTGGTGCCCCGCCGGAGCGCTGGAAGCGGGGGTGCCCTACTCGATCAGCAGTGTGCTGGATGGCCATGGCTGGCTGATGAGTGGTCTCAAGACCGGCATTCTGGTGGTGTTTCTGCTGTTATCCGTGGTATTCCTGCGTCCGTGGTGCCGGATTTTCTGTCCCCTCGGCGGCTTCCTGGCACTGTTCAACCGTTTCAGTTTATTTCACTTGCAGTTCAAAGGCTCCGAATGCAAGGAATGCAACTTGTGCCGAAGCCATTGTGCGGTCGGCGTGAAAGTGGATGAAAAAATCAATGTGACCGGATGTATCCGCTGCCTGGAATGCACGCGGTGCGGCGCGGTGGATCCGGCGTTTGCACTGCCAGAGAAAGCGGCTGAGCAAGCGCATGCCGCGCCGAAATAA
- a CDS encoding PQQ-binding-like beta-propeller repeat protein: MIRNATSCLAWVTFLLVGTGHCGGADWPAWRGPAANGSTATGNYPTRWTPETATWKIGLPGKGTSTPIMWQNRIYLTTPADGQDAVLALDLSGKQLWLAKFGAASQPKHKTLASSCNASPITDGKGIFATYRSGRVVALELDGKTRWEINLDEQFGPEKLFWDRGSSPVLTERDVLLTRMHHGESWVAGFDKATGKQRWLQKRNYEVPSENDNGYTTPLFFEYKGRQAFLLWGAEHVTAHAATDGALLWSCGGFNPKGTINWPAIATPVIQGGIAVVLVGRDDRGQAGVQGIRIDGSGDVSATHRVWQRDDLGVFCSTPVEYKGKVYLLRHRGGVVCLDPATGKSLWADELPRGTGSYYSSPVIANGILYAARDDGMVFAARVEDHFQLLGENPMGERIVASPVPVNNGLLLRGDKNLFLIGVKAQ, translated from the coding sequence ATGATTAGAAACGCAACGAGTTGCTTGGCATGGGTGACATTTTTGTTGGTTGGTACTGGCCATTGCGGCGGCGCTGATTGGCCGGCCTGGCGTGGCCCCGCCGCCAATGGCAGCACGGCGACCGGGAATTACCCCACGCGTTGGACGCCGGAAACGGCGACTTGGAAAATTGGTTTGCCGGGCAAGGGGACTTCAACGCCGATTATGTGGCAAAACCGGATTTATCTCACCACGCCGGCGGATGGTCAGGATGCGGTATTGGCGCTGGACCTGAGCGGTAAACAATTATGGTTGGCCAAGTTTGGGGCGGCCAGCCAGCCAAAGCACAAGACGCTGGCATCCAGTTGCAACGCCTCGCCGATCACCGATGGCAAGGGTATTTTTGCCACGTACCGCAGCGGGCGGGTGGTGGCGCTGGAACTGGATGGCAAGACCCGCTGGGAAATCAATTTGGACGAGCAGTTCGGGCCCGAGAAACTTTTCTGGGATCGGGGCAGTTCGCCGGTATTGACTGAGCGGGACGTTCTCCTTACGCGTATGCACCACGGAGAATCCTGGGTGGCGGGATTCGACAAGGCGACAGGCAAACAGCGGTGGTTGCAGAAACGGAATTATGAAGTGCCGTCTGAAAATGACAATGGTTATACCACCCCCCTGTTTTTCGAGTACAAAGGCCGCCAGGCATTCTTGCTATGGGGGGCGGAACACGTGACCGCTCATGCCGCCACGGATGGCGCGTTGCTGTGGTCGTGTGGCGGCTTTAATCCAAAGGGAACGATTAACTGGCCGGCCATCGCCACGCCTGTTATCCAAGGCGGCATCGCCGTGGTGCTGGTGGGCCGGGATGACCGGGGGCAGGCAGGGGTTCAGGGAATTCGGATTGACGGCAGCGGCGACGTCTCCGCCACGCACCGGGTCTGGCAGCGGGACGATCTCGGCGTGTTTTGCAGCACCCCGGTGGAGTATAAGGGCAAAGTCTATCTTTTGCGCCATCGCGGTGGAGTCGTCTGCCTCGACCCGGCTACCGGCAAATCACTCTGGGCCGATGAGCTGCCGCGCGGGACCGGCAGTTACTATTCATCGCCAGTGATTGCCAATGGGATTTTATATGCGGCCCGCGATGACGGCATGGTTTTTGCCGCCCGAGTGGAGGATCATTTTCAGTTGCTCGGTGAAAACCCCATGGGCGAGCGCATCGTTGCTTCGCCCGTGCCGGTTAATAATGGGCTTCTCCTTCGGGGCGACAAAAACTTGTTTTTGATTGGGGTAAAAGCGCAATAA
- the nuoB gene encoding NADH-quinone oxidoreductase subunit NuoB: MFKVLNNSLRVGVVTSDYPQQPAEVSPIARGLPEIAFAQWRDARPAAAICPTGAIACVDNRGNRTVTFDLAKCIFCGLCAEVEPAIHLTNRCELAKSKRADLYQIAQYALAKDGSQTSLTSGPTTPSPAMDQGLQAIGAALKERTQKVLGRSLHIREVDAGSCNGCEVEIVGLNNPIYDLERFGIHFVASPRHADMLLVTGPVTRNMELALKKTYDATPDPRLVVAVGACGCSGGIFGRNYATLGAVDQVIPVDIYIPGCPPNPHALLHGILTAIGKLR, from the coding sequence ATGTTTAAGGTGCTTAACAACAGTCTCCGGGTGGGCGTGGTTACCAGCGATTATCCGCAGCAACCTGCCGAAGTCTCGCCCATCGCACGCGGGCTGCCGGAAATCGCCTTTGCCCAATGGCGGGACGCGCGCCCCGCCGCAGCCATCTGCCCCACCGGAGCCATTGCCTGCGTGGATAACCGGGGTAACCGCACGGTGACCTTTGATCTGGCCAAATGTATTTTCTGCGGGCTGTGCGCGGAGGTGGAGCCGGCCATCCACCTGACCAATCGCTGCGAACTGGCCAAATCCAAGCGCGCCGACTTGTACCAAATCGCCCAATACGCACTGGCAAAGGATGGTTCCCAGACCAGCTTGACGTCTGGCCCCACCACTCCGAGCCCGGCCATGGATCAGGGGCTGCAAGCCATTGGCGCAGCCTTGAAGGAACGCACCCAGAAAGTGCTGGGACGCTCCCTGCATATCCGCGAGGTGGATGCCGGGTCCTGCAATGGCTGCGAAGTTGAGATTGTGGGTTTGAACAACCCCATCTACGACTTGGAACGCTTTGGCATTCATTTCGTCGCCTCCCCGCGTCATGCGGATATGCTGCTCGTGACCGGCCCAGTCACGCGCAACATGGAATTGGCCTTGAAGAAAACCTACGATGCCACCCCCGATCCCCGGCTCGTGGTGGCCGTCGGCGCTTGCGGATGTAGCGGCGGGATTTTCGGACGGAACTATGCCACGCTTGGCGCGGTGGACCAGGTGATTCCCGTGGATATCTATATCCCCGGTTGTCCACCCAATCCGCACGCACTGCTGCACGGCATCCTTACGGCCATTGGAAAATTGCGCTGA
- a CDS encoding NADH-quinone oxidoreductase subunit C, protein MLAAFQPVFDDVTARFHARLQSTFVARHNEVYLRVSMDLVGGICAYLYKKWEARLVGVFAEDRREAEKSYLVNYVFAVDSAHGFFILQAPVSPDNLEFPSLANAVPAANWQEREIQDMFGLKLVGHPNPRRCALHDDWPDVHPLRKDFDLATQLPPFQGERHKFRTVEGEGVFQVPVGPVHAGIIEPGHFLFSVAGEPVLYLQLRLFYVHKGIEKRFESLPVTHAVRLAESISGDSSFAHATAFCHAVERAADVDAPPRARALRTVCLELERLYNHIADIGAIATDVAFVTGNAHAMRLKEKTLRLNEALTGNRLLRGMARLGGVRFDFNADQCRALTRFLDELEPDFNAVIEMIQASASTRERLETTGILKPGIARDLGIVGVAGRASGFNHDLRRDFPHAAYDQVRFHVPVYGEGDVARRMEIRIEEVGQSISILRQLVPNLPEGKLFEPIENLPPDRMALGYVEGWRGEIFHWIRTGPDNRLQRCKIKDPSLQNWPAMSEAILGNIVPDFPVVNKSFNLSYSGNDR, encoded by the coding sequence ATGCTTGCCGCATTCCAACCCGTTTTTGACGACGTCACCGCCCGGTTCCACGCCCGCCTCCAATCCACCTTCGTTGCGCGGCACAACGAAGTCTATCTCCGCGTGTCCATGGACCTCGTCGGCGGCATCTGCGCCTACCTCTATAAAAAGTGGGAGGCGCGCCTGGTCGGCGTGTTCGCGGAAGATCGGCGGGAAGCGGAAAAATCGTACCTGGTCAATTACGTGTTCGCCGTGGATTCGGCACACGGCTTTTTCATTTTGCAGGCGCCGGTCTCACCAGACAATCTCGAGTTCCCCTCGTTGGCCAACGCCGTCCCCGCCGCCAACTGGCAGGAACGGGAAATCCAGGACATGTTCGGGCTGAAGTTGGTGGGGCATCCCAATCCCCGCCGTTGCGCCTTGCATGACGACTGGCCGGATGTCCATCCGTTGCGCAAGGACTTTGATCTGGCAACGCAGCTTCCCCCGTTTCAAGGGGAGCGCCATAAATTTCGCACGGTGGAGGGCGAAGGCGTGTTCCAAGTGCCGGTGGGACCGGTCCATGCGGGCATCATTGAGCCGGGCCACTTTCTTTTCAGTGTCGCCGGCGAACCGGTGCTCTACCTGCAGTTACGCCTGTTCTATGTCCACAAAGGCATCGAAAAACGCTTTGAAAGCCTGCCCGTCACTCATGCCGTGCGCCTGGCCGAAAGCATCTCCGGTGATTCCAGCTTCGCGCACGCCACCGCGTTTTGTCATGCGGTGGAACGCGCTGCCGACGTGGATGCCCCGCCCCGGGCCCGTGCGTTGCGCACCGTCTGCCTTGAACTGGAACGCCTGTATAATCATATTGCCGACATTGGGGCAATTGCCACCGATGTGGCCTTTGTGACGGGCAATGCCCACGCCATGCGGCTCAAGGAGAAAACCCTGCGCCTGAACGAGGCGTTGACGGGCAATCGCCTTTTGCGGGGCATGGCGCGATTGGGCGGCGTGCGGTTCGATTTCAATGCGGATCAATGTCGTGCCCTGACACGCTTTTTGGATGAGTTGGAGCCTGATTTTAATGCCGTGATCGAAATGATCCAGGCGTCCGCCTCCACGCGTGAACGCCTGGAAACCACCGGCATTCTCAAGCCGGGCATCGCGCGTGATCTTGGCATTGTCGGTGTCGCCGGGCGCGCCTCGGGTTTCAACCATGATTTGCGCCGTGACTTCCCGCACGCCGCGTATGACCAGGTGCGCTTTCATGTGCCGGTCTATGGCGAGGGAGATGTCGCCCGCCGCATGGAAATCCGGATTGAGGAAGTCGGCCAATCCATCTCCATCCTCCGCCAACTCGTCCCCAACCTGCCGGAGGGAAAACTGTTTGAGCCAATCGAAAACCTGCCGCCAGACCGTATGGCCTTGGGCTACGTGGAAGGCTGGCGCGGCGAGATTTTCCATTGGATTCGCACCGGCCCGGACAACCGCCTGCAACGCTGCAAAATCAAGGACCCGTCGCTGCAAAACTGGCCAGCCATGAGCGAGGCCATCCTCGGCAACATCGTGCCGGATTTCCCCGTGGTCAACAAGAGCTTCAACCTTTCCTATTCCGGCAATGACCGCTAA
- a CDS encoding thiamine pyrophosphate-dependent enzyme has protein sequence MQGSEIFVAALEREGVEVIFAYPGGASMELHQALTHSSQIRTILPRHEQGGSFAASGYARATGKAGLCMTTSGPGATNLVTALADAYMDSVPLICITGQVVQSMIGRNGFQETDMFGVTLPIVKHSYLITDINDIPRIVKEAFHIATSGRPGPILIDFPKNIQQAKAIPVWPDKLDLPGYPGPRNAEDAELLKVLDLIEKADRPVIYCGGGIVSGGASKELLAFAELTNIPVTTTLMGIGGFPEEHPLSLRWLGMHGAAYANWAVSGEFKKEKLPDGSERVTKLANGADLLLAFAARFDDRVTGKFESFCEGGTIVHIDVDRSEHNKNRRANLAIESDIKHALARLVVLQKQRVAAKKNAAWHQQIDLWKKKAPFAYRVTEEVVSSDHMKDHLVGKEKEIILQQHIVDLVWEMTKGDAIITTGVGQHQMWAGQYYRCKHPRQFITSGGLGSMGFGYPAAIGVKVAFPDRQVIDIDGDGSFLMNVQELAMAHIEKINAKAVILNNQHLGMVVQWEDRFYHGRRGHTYLGDPLKRANIYPDYVTICKGFNVKCERVMYKSELRGAIQRMLDADEPYVLDVIVPYTEHVMPFIPSNRTVADMIVGP, from the coding sequence ATGCAGGGCAGTGAAATCTTTGTGGCCGCCCTGGAACGCGAGGGCGTTGAGGTGATTTTTGCCTATCCGGGCGGCGCCAGCATGGAACTGCACCAGGCGCTGACCCATTCCAGCCAGATTCGCACCATCCTGCCACGGCACGAACAGGGCGGTTCTTTCGCGGCCAGCGGTTACGCGCGCGCGACCGGCAAAGCCGGGCTGTGCATGACCACCAGCGGCCCCGGCGCCACCAACCTCGTTACGGCGCTGGCAGATGCCTATATGGATTCCGTCCCGCTGATTTGCATCACCGGCCAGGTGGTCCAATCCATGATTGGCCGGAACGGGTTTCAGGAAACCGACATGTTCGGCGTCACCCTGCCGATCGTGAAGCACAGCTATCTAATCACCGACATCAATGATATCCCGCGCATCGTAAAAGAGGCATTCCATATCGCTACCAGCGGACGGCCCGGCCCCATCCTGATTGATTTTCCCAAGAATATCCAGCAAGCCAAAGCCATACCCGTATGGCCGGACAAACTGGATTTGCCGGGCTACCCCGGACCGCGCAACGCCGAGGACGCGGAATTGCTCAAAGTCCTGGACTTGATCGAAAAGGCGGATCGTCCGGTGATCTATTGCGGCGGCGGCATCGTCAGCGGTGGCGCCAGCAAGGAATTACTGGCTTTCGCCGAACTGACAAACATCCCGGTGACCACCACCCTCATGGGTATCGGTGGTTTCCCGGAAGAGCACCCGCTCTCCCTGCGCTGGCTGGGCATGCACGGGGCCGCCTACGCCAACTGGGCGGTGAGTGGTGAATTTAAGAAGGAAAAACTGCCGGACGGCTCCGAACGGGTAACCAAACTGGCCAATGGCGCGGATTTGCTGCTGGCCTTCGCGGCCCGCTTTGATGACCGCGTCACCGGTAAATTTGAGAGTTTTTGCGAGGGTGGCACCATTGTTCATATTGATGTGGACCGCTCCGAGCACAACAAGAACCGCCGGGCGAACCTCGCCATCGAAAGCGACATCAAGCACGCCCTAGCCCGCCTGGTGGTATTGCAAAAGCAGCGGGTGGCCGCCAAGAAGAACGCCGCCTGGCACCAGCAGATTGACCTGTGGAAGAAGAAGGCGCCCTTCGCCTATCGCGTGACGGAAGAAGTGGTCAGTTCGGATCACATGAAGGATCATCTGGTCGGCAAGGAGAAGGAAATCATTTTGCAGCAGCACATCGTGGATCTGGTGTGGGAGATGACCAAGGGCGATGCCATCATCACCACCGGGGTCGGCCAGCATCAGATGTGGGCCGGGCAATATTACCGATGCAAGCACCCGCGCCAGTTCATCACCAGCGGCGGCCTTGGCTCCATGGGCTTCGGTTACCCAGCCGCCATCGGCGTCAAGGTGGCTTTTCCGGATCGCCAGGTGATTGACATTGATGGCGATGGCAGCTTCCTCATGAACGTGCAGGAGCTGGCGATGGCGCACATCGAGAAGATCAACGCCAAAGCCGTCATCCTGAACAACCAGCACTTGGGCATGGTGGTGCAATGGGAAGACCGTTTCTACCACGGACGCCGCGGCCACACCTACCTGGGCGACCCGCTGAAACGCGCCAACATTTACCCGGATTACGTCACCATCTGCAAAGGGTTCAACGTCAAATGCGAACGCGTGATGTACAAGAGCGAACTGCGCGGCGCAATCCAGCGCATGTTGGATGCGGATGAACCGTACGTGCTGGATGTCATTGTGCCTTACACGGAGCACGTCATGCCGTTCATCCCGTCCAACCGCACCGTGGCCGATATGATCGTCGGCCCCTGA
- the hcp gene encoding hydroxylamine reductase, whose product MFCYQCEQTSRGQGCRDLSVCGKDETSAALQDLLVHAAKGISQYLHRARQLGAKDRELDVQVVELLFTTVTNVNFDPARLEQMLWTAMKQRDKAKRLYESACAHNGKTAESLSGPATWVPATQLAGLLVQAIDVGIAKRKQLLGDDLAGLQELLLYGIKGTAAYADHALVLGFEEDSVYAYFEEALDYLTDPKPTVEKLLGLNLKCGEVNLKVMEILDSAHTSSYGHPTPTPVPITAVQGKAILISGHDLKDLDVLLKQTEGKGINIYTHGEMLPAHGYPKLKAYKHLVGNYGGAWQDQAEEFAAFPGAILMTTNCLQKPQDSYAKRIFTSGLVAWPNTTHIGNQDFTPVIEAALAAPGFAKTEEEKTILVGFGHNAVMQAAGAVVEAVKSGAIKHFFLVGGCDGARTGRDYYTEFAESVPKDCVILTLACGKYRFNKLDFGNIGGIPRLLDVGQCNDAYSAIQIAVALSKAFNCGVNDLPLSMIISWYEQKAVAVLLTLLHLGIRNIRLGPTLPAFVTPNVLNVLVEKFNLMPITTVEKDLKAIMG is encoded by the coding sequence ATGTTTTGCTATCAATGTGAACAAACCTCGCGCGGCCAGGGATGCCGCGATTTATCCGTCTGCGGCAAGGATGAGACCTCTGCCGCCTTGCAGGATTTGCTGGTGCATGCCGCCAAGGGAATCTCCCAATATTTACATCGCGCCCGTCAACTCGGGGCCAAAGATCGGGAACTGGATGTGCAGGTGGTGGAGCTGTTGTTCACCACGGTGACCAATGTGAATTTTGATCCCGCCCGGCTGGAACAAATGCTGTGGACGGCGATGAAGCAGCGCGATAAGGCCAAGCGCCTTTATGAGAGCGCTTGCGCGCATAACGGGAAGACGGCGGAAAGCCTGTCCGGTCCCGCAACCTGGGTGCCGGCAACGCAACTCGCCGGGCTGTTGGTTCAGGCAATTGACGTGGGGATTGCCAAACGCAAGCAACTGCTGGGCGACGATCTTGCTGGGTTGCAGGAACTGCTGCTGTACGGAATCAAGGGCACGGCCGCCTACGCGGATCATGCGCTGGTGCTGGGATTTGAAGAAGATTCGGTGTATGCCTACTTCGAGGAAGCGCTGGATTACCTGACCGACCCGAAACCCACGGTTGAGAAACTGCTGGGCCTGAACCTGAAATGCGGCGAGGTTAATTTGAAGGTGATGGAAATTCTGGATAGCGCCCACACCAGCTCGTATGGGCATCCCACGCCGACCCCGGTGCCGATCACAGCGGTGCAGGGCAAGGCCATTCTGATTTCCGGCCACGATCTCAAGGACTTGGACGTATTGCTCAAGCAGACGGAAGGCAAGGGGATCAATATTTATACGCACGGCGAAATGCTGCCGGCTCACGGGTACCCGAAACTCAAGGCGTACAAACACCTGGTGGGTAACTACGGTGGTGCCTGGCAGGATCAAGCGGAGGAATTCGCGGCGTTCCCCGGCGCGATCCTGATGACCACGAACTGCCTGCAAAAACCGCAGGACAGCTATGCCAAGCGCATCTTCACCTCTGGCCTGGTTGCCTGGCCCAATACCACGCATATCGGCAACCAGGATTTCACCCCGGTCATCGAAGCCGCCCTGGCGGCCCCGGGCTTTGCCAAGACGGAAGAGGAAAAGACCATTCTCGTCGGGTTTGGGCACAACGCTGTGATGCAGGCGGCGGGTGCGGTGGTCGAAGCCGTGAAATCCGGCGCCATCAAGCACTTTTTCCTCGTGGGCGGTTGTGACGGAGCGCGCACCGGGCGCGATTATTACACGGAATTTGCCGAATCCGTGCCGAAGGATTGCGTGATCCTGACGCTGGCTTGCGGCAAGTATCGCTTCAACAAGCTGGACTTCGGCAACATCGGCGGGATTCCGCGCCTGTTGGATGTCGGCCAATGTAATGACGCGTATTCCGCCATCCAGATTGCGGTGGCGCTGTCCAAAGCGTTCAACTGCGGGGTGAATGATCTGCCGTTATCCATGATCATCTCCTGGTATGAGCAAAAAGCCGTCGCGGTATTGCTGACGCTGTTGCACTTGGGCATCCGAAACATCCGCCTTGGACCGACACTGCCGGCATTCGTTACGCCTAACGTGTTGAACGTACTGGTGGAGAAATTCAACCTGATGCCGATCACAACCGTCGAGAAAGATCTCAAGGCTATCATGGGCTGA
- a CDS encoding HAD family phosphatase — translation MEAISDLQALLFDFDGVILETEVPGFIGWQKLYAEYGQTITLEEYAVVIGSQYGKFDPRRALEERIGRTLDWETLDRQRRDYYHEVLTQRTAMPGIKELVEDAHGRDLKLAIVSSSPREWVDRWLRHVALDHLFDSITTIDDVSHAKPSPELYLCGLSRFGLTVQEAMAIEDSPNGAKAAYLAGLFCVIVPNEITRLLQFDLDFPRLNSLANIRVKDLEELRKSYFLKRV, via the coding sequence ATGGAAGCGATTTCCGACTTGCAGGCATTGTTGTTCGATTTCGATGGTGTCATCCTCGAAACCGAAGTGCCCGGCTTTATCGGCTGGCAAAAACTTTACGCCGAATACGGGCAGACCATCACGCTGGAGGAATACGCCGTGGTCATCGGCAGTCAGTATGGCAAATTTGATCCCCGGCGCGCCCTGGAAGAGCGCATCGGCCGCACGCTGGATTGGGAAACCCTGGATCGTCAGCGCCGCGATTATTACCATGAGGTCCTCACGCAACGCACCGCGATGCCGGGCATCAAAGAACTGGTGGAAGACGCGCATGGCCGGGACCTCAAGCTGGCCATTGTCTCCAGTTCACCCCGTGAATGGGTGGACCGCTGGTTGCGCCATGTCGCGCTGGATCATTTATTTGACAGCATCACCACCATTGACGATGTCAGTCACGCCAAACCCTCCCCGGAACTATACCTGTGCGGCCTCTCCCGGTTCGGCCTGACCGTACAGGAAGCCATGGCCATCGAGGATTCCCCGAACGGGGCCAAGGCGGCCTACCTGGCCGGCCTGTTCTGTGTGATTGTCCCCAACGAAATCACCCGCCTGCTGCAATTTGATTTGGATTTCCCCCGGCTGAATTCCCTGGCAAATATCCGGGTGAAAGATCTGGAGGAACTGCGCAAAAGTTATTTTCTGAAGCGGGTGTGA
- a CDS encoding complex I NDUFA9 subunit family protein: protein MSIDPSAVSSGQTGTAKSGMPVLVTGATGFIGQAVVGELRAAGHAVRVLVRNPASVASQQLMKTQGVELCAGTFSDRESLSKAVQGIGAIIHLVGIISEVGENTFQSIHVEATRNLLAAAQTLDARRYLHMSALGTRPQAASRYHQTKWAAEELVRQSGLDWTIFRPSIVYGVRDQFTNFFARMARCSPVMPVMGAGQGKLQPIAVENVAQAFARALTEPRAIGRTFDLCGPEVFTFERLLSIVLAEAGRKRALVHLPMPVARMQARLMELIYPTLLRRASPLTSDQLLMLQEDNVGDSETARELFKLKFRPFAESVRAYLRMIQ from the coding sequence ATGAGTATTGATCCATCTGCGGTCTCATCCGGGCAAACGGGCACAGCCAAGTCGGGTATGCCGGTATTGGTCACCGGCGCCACTGGATTTATTGGCCAGGCCGTGGTTGGCGAATTGCGCGCGGCGGGCCATGCCGTGCGCGTGCTGGTGCGGAATCCCGCTTCCGTCGCGAGTCAACAGCTTATGAAAACGCAAGGCGTGGAATTATGCGCGGGAACATTTTCTGATCGCGAATCGTTAAGCAAGGCGGTGCAGGGAATAGGCGCCATCATTCACTTGGTTGGGATCATCAGCGAAGTGGGGGAGAATACGTTCCAATCCATTCATGTGGAAGCCACCCGCAACCTGCTTGCTGCCGCACAAACATTGGACGCACGGCGGTATCTCCACATGAGTGCGTTGGGTACTCGACCACAGGCGGCTTCGCGCTATCACCAGACCAAATGGGCCGCCGAAGAGTTGGTGCGGCAGAGCGGTTTGGACTGGACCATTTTCCGTCCCTCCATTGTCTATGGTGTCCGGGATCAGTTCACCAATTTCTTTGCCCGCATGGCGCGCTGTTCTCCCGTGATGCCGGTGATGGGGGCAGGGCAGGGGAAGTTGCAGCCCATTGCGGTGGAAAATGTCGCGCAGGCATTCGCGCGGGCGCTGACCGAGCCTAGAGCGATTGGGAGGACCTTTGATTTGTGTGGCCCCGAGGTTTTCACCTTTGAACGGTTATTGAGCATCGTCTTGGCTGAGGCGGGGAGAAAACGCGCATTGGTTCATCTGCCGATGCCAGTGGCCCGGATGCAGGCGCGTTTAATGGAATTGATCTATCCCACCCTATTGCGGCGAGCTTCGCCGCTTACCAGTGATCAACTGCTGATGCTGCAAGAGGACAATGTTGGCGACTCGGAAACGGCGCGGGAATTATTCAAGCTGAAGTTTCGCCCGTTTGCGGAGAGTGTGCGTGCCTATCTCAGAATGATACAGTGA
- a CDS encoding DUF2191 domain-containing protein, which translates to MRTTLAIDDDVLDQAKAAAARLRTPFRRVINEALRSGLQTIAMPAKSRPYRTRPHKMGLRDGRNLDNIQELLAQVEGDGRS; encoded by the coding sequence ATGAGAACAACGCTCGCCATTGACGATGATGTTTTGGATCAAGCCAAGGCCGCCGCCGCCAGACTCCGGACTCCCTTTCGCCGGGTGATCAACGAGGCGTTGCGCAGTGGGCTCCAAACAATTGCGATGCCTGCCAAAAGCAGACCCTACCGCACGCGTCCGCACAAAATGGGGCTGCGGGACGGACGGAATCTGGATAATATTCAGGAACTTCTGGCGCAGGTTGAAGGAGACGGGCGATCGTGA